In one Culex quinquefasciatus strain JHB chromosome 2, VPISU_Cqui_1.0_pri_paternal, whole genome shotgun sequence genomic region, the following are encoded:
- the LOC6047416 gene encoding lipase 1, whose product MSRSVGIVQVVLSLLLVLASIDAGSAAKGVNSKISTEDHIRRYKINSERYRVTTSDGYDLAAFRLRPTVPIRGVALLQHGIRQSSADWLVQYANLPAQLLDIGIEVWLGDSRASPESLGNRTADPWAFSFHEIGMYDLPALIDAALQISKFKRIHLVGYSEGSTAALVLLSELPSYNAKIASLNLIAPAAYMSNSDQRLAAELYTNVRNFLPFLLPKLNAGVQAIGSTPKQLDHYRQLILSGCFRQYDYGTAKNVQRYGTRTPPEYQLAKISTSPVILHYGGRDGVVSPRDVQRLGQQLSRTTKVRLVSYEQFAHRDFLGPKKATIEVYPKIAAIIAK is encoded by the exons ATGTCTCGATCGGTTGGGATCGTCCAAGTTGTGCTGTCGCTGCTGCTAGTTCTTGCGTCGATTGACGCAGGTAGTGCAGCAAAGGGCGTCAACAGCAAGATCAGCACG gaAGACCACATAAGGCGTTACAAGATCAACTCGGAACGTTACCGTGTAACGACCTCCGATGGGTACGACCTGGCAGCCTTCCGGCTACGACCTACCGTCCCAATCCGTGGAGTTGCGTTGCTACAGCACGGAATACGTCAATCATCAGCTGACTGGCTGGTCCAGTACGCGAACCTCCCAGCCCAACTGCTGGACATTGGGATCGAGGTCTGGCTGGGAGATTCCCGAGCATCCCCGGAAAGCCTCGGCAATCGTACGGCCGATCCATGGGCCTTCAGCTTCCACGAGATCGGCATGTACGACCTCCCGGCCCTGATCGACGCCGCCCTCCAGATCTCCAAGTTCAAGCGCATCCACCTGGTCGGCTACTCGGAAGGATCAACCGCAGCACTGGTCCTACTCTCGGAACTCCCCTCCTACAACGCCAAGATCGCCTCCCTGAACCTGATCGCCCCCGCCGCCTACATGTCCAACAGTGACCAGCGGCTCGCCGCAGAACTCTACACCAACGTCCGGAACTTCCTCCCCTTCCTGCTACCCAAGCTGAACGCCGGCGTTCAAGCGATCGGGTCGACCCCCAAACAGCTAGATCACTACCGCCAGCTGATCCTGTCCGGGTGCTTCCGCCAGTACGACTACGGCACCGCCAAGAACGTCCAACGGTACGGCACCCGAACACCCCCCGAGTACCAACTGGCCAAGATCAGCACCAGTCCGGTGATTCTGCACTACGGAGGTCGGGACGGCGTGGTGAGTCCCCGAGATGTCCAACGGCTCGGCCAGCAGCTGTCCCGTACCACCAAGGTGCGACTGGTTTCGTACGAGCAGTTCGCCCACCGGGACTTTCTCGGCCCGAAGAAGGCAACCATCGAGGTTTATCCCAAAATTGCTGCGATCATCGCCAAGTGA